The Candidatus Methylomirabilota bacterium genomic sequence CAGGACGGGGGCAGGGTGCGGATGAGTTCCGAATCCGCCGACGAGGCTGTGGCCAAGCGGATGCTCAAAGAGCACGAGGCCCGCGTCACGCTCAAGGAGCCCGTCGTCGCGCGGTCAGCGCGCGTGACGTACGACGAGCTCCGGAAGGATCTCCTCGCGCACTACCAAGCGACGGAAGCTCGTGACCTCACGGAGGCCGGCTGGCGGCTCAAACACCTGGATCGCGCCTTCCGCGGCGCCCGGGCGAGCCATATCACCGGCGCGGCCATCACGCGCTACATCGTCCAGCGCCAGGAGGAGGAGATCGTCAGTCCAAAGAAGAAGAGCCGTCGGCGTCCTGCCAATGGGACGATCAATCGCGAGGTCGGCGTGCTGCTTCGGATGCTCCGCCTGGGCCTCGAAAATGGCAAGGTGGCGCGCCTCCCGATCGTCCACAAACCGAAGGAAGCGGCCGCGCGAAGTGGCTTCTTCGAGCCCGACGCCTATGCGGCCGTGCGCACACACTTGCCGGCGGATCTCCAGGTCGCGATCTCTCTCGCCTACACCTTCGGCTGGCGGATCCTCGACGAGGTGCTCTCGCTCGAGACTCGGCAGCTCGACCTGGCCGCTGGCGCGATCCGCCTCGACCCCGGCAGCACGAAGACCGACGAGGGCCGGATCGTATATCTCACGCCTGAGCTCAAGGAGATGCTCACGGCCCACCTCGAGCGCGTCCAGGCGCTCGGGAGGGAGCTC encodes the following:
- a CDS encoding site-specific integrase is translated as MGHLYQRGNVWWIQFYQDGGRVRMSSESADEAVAKRMLKEHEARVTLKEPVVARSARVTYDELRKDLLAHYQATEARDLTEAGWRLKHLDRAFRGARASHITGAAITRYIVQRQEEEIVSPKKKSRRRPANGTINREVGVLLRMLRLGLENGKVARLPIVHKPKEAAARSGFFEPDAYAAVRTHLPADLQVAISLAYTFGWRILDEVLSLETRQLDLAAGAIRLDPGSTKTDEGRIVYLTPELKEMLTAHLERVQALGRELERVIPWLFPHFTKPHRGKQRQDFRRAWRTACDRAGYAGMLRHDFRRTAARNMVNRGIPERVAMTITGHKTRAMFDRYNIVSPADLQEAARKLAEPVSATIAATMGQVTPLRQKRKANAPRG